In Myxocyprinus asiaticus isolate MX2 ecotype Aquarium Trade chromosome 3, UBuf_Myxa_2, whole genome shotgun sequence, the following proteins share a genomic window:
- the LOC127424275 gene encoding transcription initiation factor TFIID subunit 1-like isoform X7: MSDSDSDEDQDRPFHLTGFLFGNINENGQLEDDSVLDTESKKHLAGLGSLGLGSLITEITASEEETADNEPDQSNIDSEGWVRSTEDAVDYSDISEVAEDETRKYRQAMGSLQPARRADEGDDYDADCEDVDSKLMPPPPPPSLPIPAKKEDTPTQNSSVSDEGDGIILPSIIAPSSVGDKVDFSSSSDSESESDRPSQGSGTGGQRQMCLTLPLAGIMQKDAAKALPGVTELFPEFRPGKVLRFLRLFGPGKNMPSVWRSARRKRKRKQREPLADTAPGDNESDPPEGEAKKKSGWDYEHAPPPPPEQCLSDDEITMMAPVESKFMQVSGEGDKVSEVRPKVAEWRYGPAQLWYDMLGVPEDGSGFHYGFKLRDEQQQDSTETAAETTVNAPASAPVIEQAQQQDAYDEGEDVSQMQDEMFLMVTQLQWEDDIIWNGDEVKHKGTKTQRASLAGWLPTSMTRNANAYNAQQGLSRSNSQLVPLTPPPLAKTPSITGSKREKNSHDHQAHEDDSPWFSIFPIDNEELVYGRWEDNIIWDDQCMDCLPSPPILTLDPNDENIILEIPDEKEERASHSPSKDNKKETALKKSRILLGKTGVIKDEPQQNMSQPEIKDPWNLSNDEFYYPKQQGLRGSFGGNIIQHSIPTVELRQPFFPTHMGPMKLRLFHRPSLKKYSFGALSQPGQHPVQPLLKHIKKKAKMREQERQASGGGDMFFMRTAQDLTGKDGDLILAEYSEEYPPLLMQVGMATKIKNYYKRKPGKDPGAPDCKYGETVYCHTSPFLGSLHPGQLLQAFENNLFRAPVYLHKMPETDFLIIRTRQGYLIRELVDIFVVGQECPLYEVPGPNSKRANTHIRDFLQVFIYRLFWKSKDRPRRIRMEDIKKAFPSHSESSIRKRLKLCADFKRTGMDSNWWVLKPDFRLPTEEEIRALVSPEQCCAYYSMLVAEQRLKDAGYGDKSFFAPDEENEEEFQMKIDDEVRTAPWNTTRAFIAAMKGKCLLEVTGVADPTGCGEGFSYVKVPNKPTQQKDDREPQPVKKTVTGTDADLRRLSLKNAKQLLRKFGVPEEEIKKLSRWEVIDVVRTMSTEQARSGEGPMSKFARGSRFSVAEHQERYKEECQRIFDLQNKVLESTEVLSTDTDSSSAEDSDFEEMGKNIENMLQNKKTSSQLSREREEQERKELQRMLMGEDNERERGRKEQRKGSSALSTSSHKDDDASSVTSLNSSATGRRMKIYRTFCDEDGKEYVRCETVRKPSVIDAYLRIRTTKDNDFIRKFALFDEQHREEMRKERRRIQEQLRRLKRNQEKDKFKGPPEKKAKKAKERPDLKLKCGACGAIGHMRTNKFCPLYYQTNAPPSNPVAMTEEQEEELEKTVIHNDNEELIKVEGTKIVLGKQLIESADEVRRKSLVLKFPKQQLPPKKKRRVGTTAHCDYLNRPHKSIHRRRTDPMVTLSSVLESIINDMRDLPNTYPFHTPVNGKVIKDYYKIITRPMDLQTLRENVRKRIYPSREEFRESVELIFKNSATYNGAKHLLTLVAQSMLNLCDEKLKEKEERLVRLEKAINPLLDDDDQVAFSFILDNIVTQKMMAVPGSWPFHHPVNKKFVPDYYKVIINPMDLDTLRKNISKHKYQNREIFLADVSLIHANSVKYNGPDSPYTKTALEIVNLCKQTLAEYDEHLTQLEKDISTAKEAALDAADLESLDPLTPGPYTPQGRHRGRMGEDESDVDIEGYEEDDDGKPKTPAPAEEGDLDDDDEEDDDDELLMRPQRRMHGDEEEEDEGSSRQQQASVLYQDLLMSDAEDDASEEEGDNPFCSIQLSESGSDSDADLGHQESTRIGLEQEESMMSYEGDGPDEETHMEDSNVSYGSYDDGDSQMQRRVSSPGTGERDVEGVYGMSEEEEEEEDERRRGPSVLTQVQLSDDEEDSEEFRSVGGDIDMDSDN; the protein is encoded by the exons ATGTCAGACTCTGACAGTGACGAGGACCAGGACCGTCCCTTCCACTTGACAGGGTTTCTGTTTGGCAACATCAATGAGAACGGTCAGCTGGAGGATGACAGCGTGCTGGATACG GAGTCAAAGAAGCACCTGGCTGGTCTGGGCTCTCTGGGTTTGGGTTCACTTATTACAGAGATCACAGCCAGTGAGGAGGAAACAGCTGACAACGAGCCAGACCAGAGCAACATTGATTCAGAAg GATGGGTAAGGAGCACTGAAGATGCTGTTGATTACTCTGATATTAGTGAAGTTGCAGAGGATGAAACCCGCAAATACAGACAGGCCATGGGCAGCCTGCAGCCAGCACGGAGAGCAG ATGAAGGTGATGACTATGATGCTGATTGTGAGGACGTTGATTCCAAACTCATGCCTCCGCCCCCTCCCCCTAGTCTGCCAATCCCTGCAAAGAAAGAGGACACACCCACTCAGAACAGCAGTG tgagTGATGAGGGTGATGGCATCATCCTGCCTTCCATTATTGCTCCATCATCTGTGGGAGATAAGGTTGACTTCAGTAGTTCATCAgacagtgagagtgagagtgatcGACCGTCTCAGGGTTCAGGGACAGGAGGACAGAGACAGATGTGCCTCACCCTCCCTCTTGCAGGCATTATGCAGAAAGATGCGGCTAAAGCTCTGCCAGGAGTCACAGAACTTTTTCCTGAGTTCAGACCTGGAAAG GTGTTGCGGTTCTTGCGGTTGTTTGGTCCTGGTAAGAACATGCCGTCTGTTTGGCGAAGCGCTCGCAGGAAACGGAAACGAAAGCAGAGAGAGCCACTGGCAGACACGGCCCCAGGTGACAACGAATCGGATCCACCTGAGGGAGAAGCTAAGAAAAAATCAGGGTGGGACTATGAACATGCACCTCCACCACCACCAGAGCAGTGTCTGTCTGATGATGAG ATCACCATGATGGCTCCAGTGGAGTCTAAGTTCATGCAGGTATCTGGTGAGGGTGATAAAGTGTCAGAGGTGAGGCCAAAGGTGGCAGAGTGGCGTTATGGTCCAGCACAGCTTTGGTACGACATGCTCGGCGTACCAGAGGATGGGAGTGGCTTCCATTATGGATTTAAACTCAGAGATGAACAACAGCAGGACAGTACTGAAACAGCGGCAGAAACTACTGTGAATGCACCAGCATCTGCACCAGTCATCGAGCAGGCACAGCAACAAGATGCTTATGATGAG GGGGAGGATGTCTCTCAGATGCAGGATGAGATGTTTTTAATGGTGACCCAGCTGCAGTGGGAGGATGACATCATCTGGAATGGAGATGAGGTGAAACACAAGGGCACAAAGACCCAGCGTGCCAGTCTGGCCGGGTGGCTGCCTACTAGCATGACCCGTAATGCCAATGCTTACAACGCTCAGCAGG GTCTAAGTCGCAGTAATTCTCAACTTGTGCCCCTGACTCCTCCCCCTCTGGCCAAAACTCCATCCATAACAGGatccaaaagagaaaaaaacagccACGATCATCAAG CTCATGAGGATGACTCCCCGTGGTTCTCCATATTCCCGATTGATAATGAGGAGCTTGTGTATGGACGTTGGGAAGACAACATAATCTGGGATGATCAGTGTATGGACTGCCTTCCTTCTCCTCCCATTCTCACTCTTGACCCCAATGATGAAAACATCATACTCG AGATCCCAGATGAAAAAGAGGAAAGAGCCTCTCATTCCCCCTCCAAAGACAACAAGAAAGAGACGGCACTGAAGAAAAGTCGCATTCTCCTCGGAAAGACTGGCGTCATCAAAGATGAGCCTCAACAg AATATGTCCCAGCCAGAGATTAAGGATCCCTGGAATCTGTCCAATGATGAGTTCTACTACCCCAAACAGCAGGGGCTCAGAGGATCCTTTGGAGGAAACATCATCCAG CACTCTATTCCTACTGTGGAGTTGAGGCAGCCATTCTTCCCCACTCACATGGGACCCATGAAACTGCGTCTGTTCCATCGACCATCCCTGAAGAAGTACTCTTTTGGAGCACTGTCCCAGCCTGGCCAGCACCCGGTCCAACCCCTCCTCAAACACATTAAGAAGAAGGCTAAG ATGCGAGAGCAGGAGCGTCAGGCATCGGGTGGAGGGGACATGTTCTTCATGCGCACAGCGCAGGATCTTACGGGAAAAGATGGAGATCTCATTTTGGCAGAATATAGCGAGGAGTATCCTCCGCTTCTCATGCAAGTCGGCATGGCAACCAAGATCAAGAACTACTACAAAAGA AAACCAGGTAAAGACCCAGGAGCACCTGACTGTAAATATGGAGAGACTGTTTACTGTCACACATCACCTTTCCTGGGATCTTTGCACCCTGGACAACTACTGCAG GCTTTTGAAAATAACTTGTTCAGAGCTCCAGTCTATCTGCATAAGATGCCCGAGACGGATTTCCTGATTATCCGGACGCGGCAGGGTTACTTAATAAGAGAACTGGTAGACATATTTGTGGTGGGACAGGAATGTCCTCTCTATGAGGTGCCAGGGCCCAACTCAAAACGAGCCAACACACACATTCGAGACTTCCTACAG gtgTTCATCTATCGTCTGTTCTGGAAGAGTAAAGATCGTCCTCGGCGTATACGTATGGAGGACATAAAGAAGGCTTTTCCCTCTCACTCTGAGAGTAGCATCCGCAAACGCCTCAAACTCTGTGCCGACTTTAAACGCACAG GAATGGATTCTAACTGGTGGGTACTAAAGCCTGATTTTCGGCTTCCTACTGAAGAGGAGATCAGAGCATTGGTCTCTCCTGAGCAGTGCTGTGCGTACTACAGTATGCTGGTAGCAGAGCAGAGACTAAAG GATGCTGGGTATGGTGATAAGTCATTCTTTGCACCTGACGAAGAGAATGAGGAAGAATTCCAGATGAAGATTGATGATGAG GTGCGCACTGCCCCATGGAACACAACCAGGGCATTCATTGCAGCCATGAAGGGAAAGTGTCTCCTGGAGGTCACAGGGGTTGCTGACCCCACCGGTTGTGGAGAAGGATTCTCATATGTTAAAGTCCCCAATAAACCTACACAGCAGAAG GATGATCGAGAGCCCCAGCCAGTGAAAAAGACTGTGACAGGAACTGACGCGGATCTCCGACGCCTGTCCCTCAAAAATGCCAAACAGCTGCTCCGCAAGTTTGGAGTTCCTGAGGAAGAG atAAAGAAACTTTCCCGTTGGGAGGTGATCGACGTCGTGAGGACAATGTCTACCGAGCAGGCTCGTTCAGGGGAGGGGCCTATGAGTAAATTTGCCCGTGGGTCTCGGTTCTCTGTAGCAGAACATCAGGAACGTTATAAAGAGGAGTGCCAGAGGATCTTTGACCTGCAGAACAA GGTGTTGGAGTCCACAGAGGTGTTGTCCACAGACACAGACAGCAGTTCGGCAGAGGACAGTGATTTTGAGGAGATGGGCAAAAACATTGAGAACATGCTACAGAATAAGAAAACCAGCTCTCAGctgagcagagagagagaagaacaggAGAGGAAAGAACTGCAGCGGATGCTGATGGGAGAGGACAACGAGAGAGAGAGGGGCCGCAAGGAACAACGCAAAggct CGAGTGCCCTGTCCACGAGCTCTCACAAAGATGATGATGCATCCTCCGTCACTAGCCTGAACTCATCTGCAACAGGGCGAAGAATGAAGATTTATCGCACATTCTGTGATGAGGATGGAAAAGAGTATGTGCGCTGTGAGACTGTCCGCAAACCATCTGTAATTGATGCTTATTTGCGAATACGCACCACAAAGGACAATGACTTCAT TCGTAAGTTTGCGTTGTTTGACGAGCAGCACAGGGAGGAGATGAGAAAGGAACGCAGAAGGATTCAGGAGCAACTGCGACGCCTCAAACGAAATCAGGAGAAAGACAAATTTAAAGGTCCACCTGAGAAAAAAGCCAAGAAGGCCAAAGAACGACCAGACCTGAAG CTGAAATGTGGAGCTTGTGGTGCAATTGGCCACATGAGGACTAATAAGTTTTGCCCGTTGTACTACCAAACCAATGCGCCGCCCTCTAATCCGGTGGCCATGACTGAGGAACAGGAAGAGGAGCTGGAGAAGACAGTGATCCACAATGACAATGAAGAACTCATCAAAGTTGAAGGAACCAAGATTGTGCTCGGAAAGCAGCTCATTGAGAG TGCCGATGAAGTACGGCGAAAATCTCTGGTTCTGAAGTTCCCCAAACAACAGCTTCCTCCCAAAAAGAAAAGACGTGTTGGGACAACTGCGCACTGTGACTACCTTAAT CGTCCTCATAAGTCCATCCATCGCAGAAGGACAGATCCCATGGTCACGCTCTCCTCCGTTCTGGAGAGCATCATCAATGACATGAGAGACCTTCCTAAT ACGTACCCATTTCACACGCCTGTGAATGGCAAAGTCATTAAGGATTATTACAAGATCATCACACGGCCAATGGACCTGCAGACATTACGTGAAAACGTGCGCAAGCGCATTTACCCATCTCGAGAAGAGTTCAGAGAGAGCGTCGAACTCATCTTCAAAAACAGTGCCACGTATAATG gtgcAAAGCATCTCTTAACCCTTGTTGCTCAGTCGATGCTGAATCTGTGTGACGAGAAACTGAAGGAG AAAGAGGAGCGTTTGGTTCGTTTGGAGAAAGCCATTAATCCTCTTCTGGATGACGATGATCAAGTCGCTTTCTCCTTCATCCTTGACAACATTGTCACTCAGAAGATGATGGCCGTTCCTGGC tCATGGCCCTTCCATCATCCTGTAAATAAGAAGTTTGTTCCTGATTATTATAAAGTCATCATCAACCCCATGGACCTTGACACACTTCGCAAG aacatCTCAAAGCACAAGTATCAGAACCGGGAGATATTTCTTGCTGATGTCAGTCTTATCCACGCCAACAGCGTCAAGTACAATG GGCCTGACAGCCCATATACCAAAACAGCTCTGGAAATTGTGAACCTCTGCAAGCAGACTTTAGCAGAG TATGATGAACACCTGACTCAGCTGGAGAAGGATATCTCTACTGCTAAAGAAGCCGCTCTGGATGCCGCAGATCTGGAGAGCTTAGACCCATTGACCCCTGGACCATACACACCACaa GGTCGTCACAGAGGCAGGATGGGTGAGGATGAGTCTGATGTGGACATTGAAGGATATGAGGAAGATGATGATGGCAAACCTAAAACACCTGCTCCG GCTGAAGAGGGAGATCTGGATGATGACGATGAAGAGGATGATGACGATGAGCTCCTCATGCGGCCACAGAGGCGTATGCATGgggatgaagaggaggaggatgaaggcTCCAGTCGGCAACAACAGGCCAGTGTGCTCTACCAGGATCTGCTGATGTCAGATGCAGAAGATGACGCCAGTGAGGAGGAGGGAGACAATCCATtctgct CCATCCAACTGTCAGAGAGTGGCAGTGATAGTGATGCTGACCTGGGGCATCAGGAAAGCACCCGGATTGGACTAGAGCAGGAAGAGAGTATGATGTCATATGAAGGGGATGGGCCTGATGAGGAAACACACATGGAGGACAGCAACGTCAG